The genomic region GCACCCGGCTTTTGCCGTGCCGTTCACGCCGGGCGAATCCTACGAAGATTACATGCTGGAATTCCAGAAGGAAGAAAATTACGATCGTCATCTGCTGTCGGACGAAGGCTTTTTTACGGGCCAGACCGAGCCGGTGCTGGCCGTCGGCAACCAGTTGCCGCTGACCCGTGACCTGTTCGACAAAGACGCGCTGGTGTTCAAAACGCTGGACTCCCGCCGCCTCACGCTCCGCAGCCGCCACCACGACCATGCCGTGACGGTCACGTATCCGGCCTTTCCGTACGTCGGGATCTGGGCCAAGCCCGGAGCCGATTTCGTCTGCATCGAACCGTGGCTGGGCTGCGCCGATACCGAAGGCCGCAAGGTGGACATTTCGCAGAAAGAAGGCATCCAGACCGTCGAAGCCGGCAGCGAATTCGAAGCAGGGTTTACGATCGGGGTGCAGTGAGTGTTTTCGGTTTTGTGTTTTCCGTTGCTCCGCGCGGAAGGGGTTATCCTAAAACGGACCTTCAGTAAACCGAAAACGCAAAACAGAAAACGGAAAACTAATTTCTGCTCAGGTACGAGAACAACCGCTTGAGGCGGACGTCTTCGGTCGGAAAGTTCCATTCAATGGCCCGCATCAGGGAGCGGAGGGGGCGTAGTTCGGCGAGGTTGCCGGGTGGTTTGATGGCCGGGCTGTAGAGTCCCTGCGACAGCAGCGTCAGCAGTTTGAGTTTGTCCTGAACGACCAGCTCAGACACGGGCAGTTCCCGACCGTAGTAGGTTTTCAGCCGCCACTGGTTGGCCGCGTCCCGGCGCAGCGATTCCATGAAGTCGCACAGCGCTTCGTCGGAGCCGTAATCGGTTAATTCGAGGAGACCATCTTCCGTAAACTGGTCGGCAAGCAGGAGGTGCGTTAGCCCCGTGGCGTTCAGAACCCGGGTTAGATTGGCTTCAATTCGGGCTTCAAGGCCGTAGAGCTGTCTCCAGTAGTTGTCCTGCATCGCCATAGTGCGTCACGGTCGAAGATGTGGATAATACCGTGTAAGTTAAGGACTTGTCCCAGATAAACCACATTTCCCATAGAATTATTAGCAAGCGGACAGAAATGGCGTTTCGGACGGGCGAAGCTGTTAAAACGACGAAGTTCCCGCCCGGCTGGCTTTCCGCTGAGCGGAGCCTTTTGCCGGGCGGGAACTTCGTTGGGCAACTTCTGAATAAAACTTACTGAACCGGTACAAACGAGCTGCGCGCGCCACCGGAGTTGAACAGCGCCCGGCTGCGGGCTTTCTGTCCGTTGGTGAACATGTACATGCAGGCGTCGTCGGTGTAGTCCATGTAGTTCATCGTCATGAGCGTGTTGCCGCACTTGACGGTCGGGAAGGCCGGGCAGCCGTAGTTCGGCGCGTCGGAATCCGGCGTGTCGGAAACATAATCGTCGATGCCGCAGCCGCCGTCACCCCAGATGTGGCGCAGGTTCAGCCAGTGCCCCACTTCGTGCGTGGCGGTACGGCCTTTGTTGAACGGAGCGGCCACGTAGCCGGTGGTTCCAAAATACTGCGGCGAGATCACGACGCCATCCGTGGACAGGTTGCCGCCGGGGAACTGGGCGTAGCCGAGGATACCGCCGCCGATGTTGCACACCCAGATGTTGAGGTTGCGGGCCGGGTCGGTCGGTTCGATGCCGCCGTTGCGGGATTTTTTCATCGCATCGCGCGTGCCCCACGACGTTTTGGTGGAAGCTTTCCGAACCACTTTGCTCAGCGTAAACTGCACGTCGAAGCCTGAGCCGTTGATGGCGGCGGCGAAGGCCGAGGGGGTCTGGCCGCGGTCGGCGTTGGTAGCGTTGAAGTCCGCGTTCAGCACGTTCATCTGGGAGGCAATCTGAGCGTCGCTGATGTTTTCCTGCGGCTTGGCACTGTTATAAATAATGTTGATGACAACCGGAATGGTGACCGTGCCGGTATAAGCCGCGGCGGCGCTGATCCGACCGTTTTTGCTGGCGAACTTATCCGCATGCTTGTCAATTTCCTTTAATTTTTCGGCCAGCTCGGGGTCTTCCTGAAGCTTTTCGGCCAGTACTTCCATCGTGGCGCAGGAACGGTCTTTCTTGTGATCGTCGTCCTCGTCCCCTATCCGGGCGGCGCTGTGGATATGGCCGTCGGCCACGGACTCTTCAATCGACGGTTCGAAGCAGGACGAAGCGCCGTAAGCTAATCCAAAAAATGCAGCAAGCGTGAAAATTTTCTTCATACGATGAAGTTGATTTGGGTTAAGAATCGGTTAAGATTTTCAAGGTAAAAAAAAGGTTTACACAATATCACCTAATAAGGTTACATATGAAATAAAATTTTTAAAATTTAATTCTTTTGGGAAAATTATTTTGCCAAATCAGGTATCGACTTCATCACCGGTATAAATCTGCACCCTGCGCCGAATTTTAAACAGGCCATCGCCCTTGGTTTCCGGCGTTTCGTCTCCCAGCAGCACGCCCCAGGCTTCCAGCCCCTCCACCCGGTCGAAGATGACCTTCAGAATGGCAATCACCGGAATGGACAGAAACATGCCGGACACGCCCGCCAGAACGCCCCCGATCAGGACGCCGACGATGGACACCAGCGCGTTGATCCGGACTTTGGAGGCGACAATCAGCGGAACCAGGATGTTGTTGTCGATAAACTGCACGAACAGAAACACCGCCACCACGCCCAGCAGGACCTCGATCTGCGGGTGGTTCACCATCGTCAGCGCCACGGCCAGTACGGTAGCCACCAGCCCGCCTATGTACGGGATCAGGTTCAGAATGGCGGCCATGATGCCCAGCAGCACCGCGTACTGC from Tellurirhabdus rosea harbors:
- a CDS encoding aldose 1-epimerase family protein, whose amino-acid sequence is MTQLENDFLRVTIRPKGAELTSLFNKKTGIEHLWQADPAVWPWHAPNLFPVIGGCLDNEIRVADERFPMGRHGFARQSEFTLEEALPEKARFSLHSSAQTEASYPFRFCFQIIYRLDNATLTVIYKVTNEDNQPIYFSVGAHPAFAVPFTPGESYEDYMLEFQKEENYDRHLLSDEGFFTGQTEPVLAVGNQLPLTRDLFDKDALVFKTLDSRRLTLRSRHHDHAVTVTYPAFPYVGIWAKPGADFVCIEPWLGCADTEGRKVDISQKEGIQTVEAGSEFEAGFTIGVQ
- a CDS encoding zinc metalloprotease, which translates into the protein MKKIFTLAAFFGLAYGASSCFEPSIEESVADGHIHSAARIGDEDDDHKKDRSCATMEVLAEKLQEDPELAEKLKEIDKHADKFASKNGRISAAAAYTGTVTIPVVINIIYNSAKPQENISDAQIASQMNVLNADFNATNADRGQTPSAFAAAINGSGFDVQFTLSKVVRKASTKTSWGTRDAMKKSRNGGIEPTDPARNLNIWVCNIGGGILGYAQFPGGNLSTDGVVISPQYFGTTGYVAAPFNKGRTATHEVGHWLNLRHIWGDGGCGIDDYVSDTPDSDAPNYGCPAFPTVKCGNTLMTMNYMDYTDDACMYMFTNGQKARSRALFNSGGARSSFVPVQ